A region from the Sandaracinus amylolyticus genome encodes:
- a CDS encoding HesA/MoeB/ThiF family protein, with translation MPSERHSVLVIGAGGLGCAAGIALARSGLELDVTLVDPDRVERSNLHRQVLFDDRDVGHSKAERAAEKLHALSGGAITARGVIDRVDVTNAEQLARAHDVVVEGTDRHESKFLAADAAALARTPVVHAGVVRWAGWAMASTPFESACLRCVFEDVPSGEVETCSEAGVIGPAVGVMGALEAALAVQILEGRREVAGVLHRFDARTASARTSRVKSRASCPLCGERATIRALDRERYAAPACAT, from the coding sequence ATGCCGAGTGAGCGACACAGCGTGCTCGTGATCGGCGCCGGCGGGCTCGGGTGCGCCGCGGGGATCGCGCTCGCGCGCAGCGGGCTCGAGCTCGACGTCACGCTCGTCGATCCCGATCGCGTCGAGCGCAGCAACCTCCACCGCCAAGTGCTCTTCGACGATCGCGACGTGGGCCACTCGAAGGCCGAGCGCGCCGCCGAGAAGCTGCACGCGCTGTCCGGCGGCGCGATCACCGCGCGCGGCGTGATCGATCGCGTCGACGTGACGAACGCCGAGCAGCTCGCGCGCGCGCACGACGTCGTCGTCGAGGGCACCGATCGCCACGAGTCGAAGTTCCTCGCCGCCGACGCCGCCGCGCTCGCGCGCACGCCGGTCGTGCACGCGGGTGTCGTGCGCTGGGCGGGGTGGGCGATGGCGAGCACGCCGTTCGAGAGCGCGTGCTTGCGCTGCGTGTTCGAGGACGTGCCGAGCGGCGAGGTCGAGACGTGCTCGGAGGCCGGCGTGATCGGCCCCGCGGTCGGCGTGATGGGCGCGCTCGAGGCCGCGCTCGCCGTGCAGATCCTCGAGGGACGCCGCGAGGTCGCGGGCGTCCTCCATCGCTTCGACGCGCGCACCGCGAGCGCGCGCACCAGCCGCGTGAAGTCCCGCGCGAGCTGCCCGCTCTGTGGAGAGCGCGCGACGATCCGCGCGCTCGATCGAGAACGCTACGCCGCGCCCGCGTGCGCGACGTGA
- the rpsP gene encoding 30S ribosomal protein S16 translates to MVTIRLARFGTKKRPYYHVVVTDSENPRDGRFLEQVGTYDPAKPIESARIDLSRVDHWVGVGAQTSTRVRHVLNDYRRATQAIA, encoded by the coding sequence ATGGTCACGATCCGGCTCGCTCGCTTCGGCACCAAGAAGCGCCCCTACTACCACGTCGTCGTCACGGACTCGGAGAACCCGCGTGACGGGCGCTTCCTCGAGCAGGTCGGCACGTACGATCCGGCCAAGCCGATCGAGAGCGCGCGCATCGACCTCAGCCGCGTGGACCACTGGGTCGGCGTGGGCGCGCAGACGTCGACGCGCGTCCGCCACGTGCTGAACGACTACCGCCGCGCGACCCAGGCGATCGCCTGA
- a CDS encoding RNA methyltransferase: MTARVHCALVHHPVRDRAGHPIASAITNVDVHDLARSARTFGLAGYWVVSPIAAQRLLVERILDHWAHGAGARRVPERTRALSICAPIESVDAAIAAITEREGSAPALWVTAAKAPPGKTLTSWADGRALLASSARPVLILFGTAHGLHSTLMDRADVVLAPIQPGSDYNHLSVRAAAAITFDRLLGDR, translated from the coding sequence GTGACGGCGCGTGTGCACTGCGCGCTGGTGCATCACCCGGTGCGCGATCGCGCGGGGCACCCGATCGCGTCGGCGATCACCAACGTCGACGTGCACGATCTCGCGCGCAGCGCGCGCACGTTCGGGCTCGCCGGCTACTGGGTCGTGTCGCCGATCGCGGCGCAGCGCCTCCTCGTCGAGCGCATCCTCGATCACTGGGCGCACGGCGCGGGCGCACGTCGCGTCCCCGAGCGCACGCGCGCGCTGTCGATCTGCGCGCCGATCGAGAGCGTCGACGCCGCGATCGCCGCGATCACCGAGCGCGAGGGCAGCGCGCCCGCGCTCTGGGTGACCGCCGCGAAGGCGCCGCCCGGCAAGACGCTCACGTCGTGGGCCGACGGCCGCGCGCTGCTCGCGTCGAGCGCGCGGCCCGTCCTGATCCTCTTCGGGACCGCGCACGGGCTGCACTCGACGCTGATGGATCGCGCCGACGTGGTGCTCGCGCCCATCCAGCCGGGCTCGGACTACAACCACCTCTCGGTGCGCGCCGCGGCCGCGATCACGTTCGATCGCCTGCTCGGCGATCGTTGA
- a CDS encoding Mov34/MPN/PAD-1 family protein, translated as MPGEKPWIEGDLAITKSAIDAIYAHAKETYPSECCGFVSGPAEDAARCDEAVREVNEADKYHRLDPERFPRTSRTYFKIHELRAARAFERGEASGRPIKVIYHSHCDAGSYFSAEDAATFASEGALMWPCAFVVVSVMNGEPKGHQLWVHVPGTNEFREAPIRTIDG; from the coding sequence ATGCCTGGTGAGAAGCCGTGGATCGAGGGTGACCTCGCGATCACGAAGAGCGCGATCGACGCGATCTACGCGCACGCGAAGGAGACGTATCCGAGCGAGTGCTGTGGGTTCGTCTCGGGCCCCGCGGAGGACGCGGCGCGCTGCGACGAGGCGGTGCGCGAGGTGAACGAGGCGGACAAGTACCACCGCCTCGACCCGGAGCGCTTCCCGCGCACGTCGCGCACGTACTTCAAGATCCACGAGCTGCGCGCGGCGCGCGCGTTCGAGCGCGGCGAGGCGAGCGGCAGGCCGATCAAGGTCATCTACCACTCGCACTGCGACGCGGGCTCGTACTTCAGCGCCGAGGACGCGGCGACGTTCGCGTCGGAAGGCGCGCTGATGTGGCCGTGCGCGTTCGTCGTGGTGAGCGTGATGAACGGCGAGCCGAAGGGCCATCAGCTCTGGGTGCACGTCCCCGGGACGAACGAGTTCCGCGAAGCGCCGATCCGCACGATCGACGGCTGA
- a CDS encoding peroxiredoxin, which translates to MLEIGQQAPAFSGRDQNGQDVRSEDLLAKGPVVLYFYPKDFTPGCTREACMFRDAFEDLQGHGATIVGVSADSGESHKRFAERYQLPFSLLSDPDRKLARDYAIVRPLGLGARRVTFVIGRDGKIRGVFHHEISMSRHVTDVKDLLTRMQGDTSATAAR; encoded by the coding sequence ATGCTCGAGATCGGACAGCAAGCCCCCGCGTTCTCCGGACGCGATCAGAACGGCCAGGACGTGCGCTCCGAGGATCTCCTCGCGAAAGGCCCGGTCGTTCTCTACTTCTACCCGAAGGACTTCACGCCCGGATGCACGCGCGAGGCGTGCATGTTCCGCGACGCGTTCGAAGATCTCCAGGGGCACGGCGCGACGATCGTCGGCGTCAGCGCGGACAGCGGAGAGAGCCACAAGCGCTTCGCCGAGCGCTACCAGCTGCCCTTCTCGCTGCTCTCCGATCCCGATCGGAAGCTCGCGCGCGACTACGCGATCGTGCGCCCGCTCGGGCTCGGCGCGCGGCGCGTGACCTTCGTGATCGGGCGCGACGGGAAGATCCGCGGCGTGTTCCACCACGAGATCTCGATGTCGCGCCACGTGACCGACGTGAAGGATCTGCTCACGCGGATGCAGGGCGACACGAGCGCGACGGCGGCGCGCTGA
- a CDS encoding ubiquitin-like small modifier protein 1, which produces MTIKVRIPTPLRTLTGGQDEVKAEGTTVRAVIDHLEAQYPGLKDRVCDDKGVRRFVNVFLNEEDIRFLDGLDSAVKAGDSVEIIPAIAGG; this is translated from the coding sequence ATGACGATCAAGGTCCGCATCCCCACCCCGCTCCGCACGCTCACCGGCGGTCAGGACGAGGTCAAGGCCGAGGGCACCACGGTGCGCGCGGTCATCGATCACCTCGAGGCGCAGTACCCCGGCCTCAAGGATCGCGTCTGCGACGACAAGGGCGTGCGCCGCTTCGTGAACGTGTTCCTCAACGAAGAGGACATCCGCTTCCTCGACGGCCTCGACAGCGCCGTGAAGGCCGGCGACTCGGTCGAGATCATCCCCGCGATCGCCGGCGGGTGA
- the cysK gene encoding cysteine synthase A: MERRSAREVAPVVDSVLDLIGETPMVRLRRIARGGNVWAKCEHLNPGGSVKDRICLAMIERAEREGRLRPGDTVVEPTSGNTGIGLALVCATKGYRLVLTMPASMSLERRQLLKSYGAQIVLTEPERVMEGAIAEAERIARERGAFMPSQFDNPANPAVHERTTADEILRAMEDEPIDALVAAVGTGGTVSGVGRALKQRWPDVRVIAVEPEASPVLRGGVAGPSKIQGIGAGLVPGNFDRRVVDEIRGVDDRVAWDTKLRLAREEGLLVGISAGANVAVAIDVAEQLRSVVRDREPNVITILCDTGERYFSLEAHFASSDSHAE; encoded by the coding sequence ATGGAGCGGCGGAGCGCGCGCGAGGTCGCACCGGTCGTCGACTCGGTGCTCGATCTGATCGGCGAGACCCCGATGGTCCGGCTGCGACGCATCGCGCGCGGCGGGAACGTCTGGGCGAAGTGCGAGCACCTGAACCCGGGCGGCTCGGTGAAGGACCGCATCTGCCTCGCGATGATCGAGCGCGCCGAGCGCGAAGGACGGCTTCGTCCCGGCGACACCGTGGTCGAGCCGACGAGCGGCAACACGGGCATCGGGCTCGCGCTCGTGTGCGCGACGAAGGGCTATCGCCTCGTGCTCACGATGCCCGCGAGCATGTCGCTCGAGCGTCGCCAGCTGCTCAAGTCGTACGGCGCGCAGATCGTCCTCACAGAGCCCGAGCGCGTGATGGAGGGCGCGATCGCCGAGGCCGAGCGCATCGCGCGCGAGCGCGGCGCGTTCATGCCCTCGCAGTTCGACAACCCCGCGAACCCCGCGGTGCACGAGCGCACCACCGCCGACGAGATCCTCCGCGCGATGGAGGACGAGCCGATCGACGCGCTCGTCGCCGCGGTCGGCACCGGCGGCACCGTGAGCGGCGTGGGGCGCGCGCTGAAGCAGCGCTGGCCCGACGTGCGCGTGATCGCGGTCGAGCCCGAGGCGAGCCCGGTGCTGCGCGGCGGCGTCGCGGGCCCCTCGAAGATCCAGGGCATCGGCGCGGGGCTCGTGCCGGGCAACTTCGATCGCCGCGTCGTCGACGAGATCCGCGGCGTCGACGATCGCGTCGCGTGGGACACCAAGCTGCGGCTCGCGCGCGAAGAGGGCCTGCTCGTCGGGATCAGCGCGGGCGCGAACGTCGCGGTCGCGATCGACGTCGCCGAGCAGCTCCGGAGCGTCGTGCGCGATCGCGAGCCGAACGTGATCACGATCCTCTGCGACACCGGCGAGCGCTACTTCTCGCTCGAGGCTCACTTCGCCTCGTCCGACAGCCATGCCGAGTGA
- the rimM gene encoding ribosome maturation factor RimM (Essential for efficient processing of 16S rRNA), whose product MGRDLRAESDDLVVLGAITRPHGVRGEVRVHRFNPDSPLLLELERVVVRAKSGDREHAVLGSKRSGDADVLRLEGVTTVEQAEALRGAEIAARRAWMPEPDEDEVYHVDLIGLRVIEDGVELGVVDEVLAYPSVDCLRVPTARGVIEIPLIEPYVIDVDVEGGRIEVAHTADFEPVDPAAG is encoded by the coding sequence GTGGGGCGCGACCTGCGGGCCGAGAGCGACGACCTCGTCGTCCTCGGCGCGATCACGCGACCGCACGGTGTGCGCGGCGAAGTCCGCGTCCACCGCTTCAACCCCGACTCGCCGCTCCTGCTCGAGCTGGAGCGCGTCGTGGTGCGCGCGAAGTCCGGCGACCGCGAGCACGCCGTGCTCGGCAGCAAGCGCAGCGGCGACGCCGACGTGCTGCGCCTCGAGGGCGTGACGACGGTCGAGCAGGCCGAGGCGCTACGAGGCGCCGAGATCGCGGCGCGCCGCGCGTGGATGCCCGAGCCCGACGAGGACGAGGTCTACCACGTCGATCTGATCGGCCTGCGGGTGATCGAGGACGGCGTGGAGCTCGGCGTCGTCGACGAAGTGCTCGCGTATCCGAGCGTCGACTGCCTGCGCGTCCCGACCGCGCGCGGCGTCATCGAGATCCCGCTGATCGAGCCCTACGTGATCGACGTGGACGTCGAGGGTGGCCGCATCGAGGTCGCGCACACCGCGGACTTCGAGCCCGTCGACCCCGCCGCAGGATGA
- the trmD gene encoding tRNA (guanosine(37)-N1)-methyltransferase TrmD, which yields MKMRFYVVTVLPEMLESFVRTGLVGKAVESGAIEIHPITPREFTKDRHRTVDDAPYGGGSGMVMMPGPLVDAMESAEAREATREDGGARPLRILLTPQGEPFTQRVARELASTQKALTLVCGRYEGVDERARTRVDREISLGDFVLMGGEVGAMVIVEAVGRLLPGVLGNPESIGEESHSQGRIEYPHYTRPAEFRGEKVPDVLLSGHHAQVAKWRKKESLRRTLARRPDLLETFPPDAEEQKLLDAIRREGEGA from the coding sequence ATGAAGATGCGCTTCTACGTCGTCACCGTGCTGCCCGAGATGCTCGAGTCGTTCGTGCGCACCGGGCTCGTGGGCAAGGCGGTGGAGTCGGGCGCGATCGAGATCCACCCGATCACGCCGCGCGAATTCACCAAGGATCGCCACCGCACCGTCGACGACGCGCCCTACGGCGGCGGCAGCGGCATGGTCATGATGCCGGGCCCGCTGGTCGACGCGATGGAGTCCGCCGAGGCGCGCGAAGCCACGCGCGAGGATGGCGGCGCGCGCCCGCTGCGCATCCTGCTGACGCCGCAGGGCGAGCCGTTCACGCAGCGCGTCGCGCGCGAGCTCGCGAGCACGCAGAAGGCGCTCACGCTCGTGTGCGGCCGCTACGAGGGCGTCGACGAGCGCGCGCGCACGCGCGTCGATCGCGAGATCTCGCTCGGCGACTTCGTGCTCATGGGCGGCGAGGTCGGCGCGATGGTGATCGTCGAGGCCGTCGGCCGCCTGCTCCCGGGCGTGCTCGGCAACCCCGAGTCGATCGGGGAGGAGTCGCACTCCCAGGGCCGCATCGAGTACCCGCACTACACGCGTCCCGCGGAGTTCCGCGGCGAGAAGGTGCCCGACGTGCTGCTCAGCGGGCACCACGCGCAGGTCGCGAAGTGGCGCAAGAAGGAGTCGCTGCGCCGCACGCTCGCGCGGCGTCCCGATCTGCTCGAGACGTTCCCGCCCGACGCCGAAGAGCAGAAGCTGCTCGACGCGATCCGCCGCGAAGGAGAGGGCGCGTGA
- a CDS encoding PLP-dependent cysteine synthase family protein, giving the protein MLARSRRIADVTEAVGNTPLVRLRHLEAKECPGVELWLKLEYCNPGGSVKDRPALQMIRDAIASGRLTPDKILIDSTSGNTGVAYSLFGAALGIRVQLVMPSNVSQARKDITRAFGTELIHSDPMEGSDGAIRLVKKIVDENPDRYFYPDQYSNASNPRAHYLGTGREILEQVGDRLTHFCAGLGTTGTMMGTTRRLKERSRAIQCVALEPAEAMHGLEGLKHMGSSIIPPIYDPTIFDEILPVPTEEGWDMADRIAREEGLHVGHSTGGNVWGAIQLAKRVERGCVVTVACDRGDRYFAPMRWEKRYAW; this is encoded by the coding sequence ATGCTCGCGCGATCGCGTCGCATCGCGGACGTCACGGAGGCGGTGGGCAACACGCCGCTCGTGCGGCTGCGTCACCTCGAGGCGAAGGAGTGCCCGGGCGTCGAGCTCTGGCTGAAGCTCGAGTACTGCAACCCGGGCGGCTCGGTGAAGGATCGCCCTGCTCTGCAGATGATCCGCGATGCGATCGCGAGCGGTCGCCTCACCCCCGACAAGATCCTGATCGACAGCACGAGCGGGAACACCGGCGTCGCGTACTCGCTGTTCGGCGCGGCGCTCGGCATCCGCGTGCAGCTCGTGATGCCGAGCAACGTGTCGCAGGCGCGCAAGGACATCACGCGCGCGTTCGGCACCGAGCTGATCCACAGCGATCCGATGGAGGGCTCGGACGGCGCGATCCGCCTCGTGAAGAAGATCGTGGACGAGAATCCGGACCGCTACTTCTATCCGGATCAGTACTCGAACGCGTCGAACCCGCGCGCGCATTACCTCGGCACGGGGCGCGAGATCCTCGAGCAGGTCGGCGATCGCCTCACGCACTTCTGCGCGGGGCTCGGCACGACCGGCACGATGATGGGCACGACGCGCCGCCTGAAGGAGCGCTCGCGCGCGATCCAGTGCGTCGCGCTCGAGCCCGCCGAGGCGATGCACGGCCTCGAGGGGCTCAAGCACATGGGCAGCTCGATCATCCCGCCGATCTACGACCCGACGATCTTCGACGAGATCCTGCCGGTCCCGACCGAAGAGGGCTGGGACATGGCGGACCGCATCGCGCGCGAAGAGGGCCTGCACGTCGGGCACTCGACGGGCGGCAACGTGTGGGGCGCGATCCAGCTCGCGAAGCGCGTCGAGCGCGGGTGCGTCGTCACCGTCGCGTGCGATCGCGGCGATCGCTACTTCGCGCCGATGCGATGGGAGAAGCGCTATGCCTGGTGA
- a CDS encoding multiheme c-type cytochrome, whose product MSIASGSRRAMLVGLVSLIALTLAGASCSGGARETTPSAPEVAEARLPRTDLRLLVVTDMMGYLEPCGCTSRPLGGIDRLAAAVRAQRSGDVPTLFLAAGDLFFDGTSHGVEAAEAATQEIWKAETIADVLGGLQLAAAVPGPLDLRFGARTFDALAERASFPLLAAGVQIARDAADPSTPAAAPRALQSRVVREVGGVRVGIVGLSEMTDVAGVIASETDLMEAARREVAAVRSEGAQLVVVLARAQRRTVRRIASDVEGIDFVVQGGLDTAEPHLPADTGAATILHASHHGQGLLVVDLARGERGVWMDASTWTRTAERDRLRAEADTLRARIGEWERDPNVSEADVVQQRARLAELEERIRAVTRAPEVVTPAFAARFVELAPEAERDATTTGVLDRYFRRVNEHNREAFASLVPRPAPEGQPSYVGTQACGSCHAEELAWWRTTMHGQAYRTLQERHKEYNLSCVGCHVTGYNQPGGSTVAHVGPLQDVGCENCHGPGSQHVADPQGALVNVRLDAPEEVCVRCHNTEHSDRFHYPTYRRMMMAPGHGMPSAPAQGAAAEGS is encoded by the coding sequence ATGTCGATTGCCTCCGGCTCTCGCCGCGCGATGCTCGTCGGTCTCGTCTCGCTGATCGCCCTCACCCTCGCGGGCGCATCCTGCTCCGGCGGCGCACGCGAGACGACGCCGAGCGCGCCCGAGGTCGCCGAGGCCCGGCTGCCGCGCACGGATCTGCGGCTGCTCGTGGTCACCGACATGATGGGCTACCTCGAGCCCTGCGGCTGCACGAGCCGTCCGCTCGGCGGGATCGATCGCCTCGCGGCGGCGGTCCGCGCGCAGCGCAGCGGCGACGTGCCGACGCTCTTCCTCGCGGCGGGCGATCTCTTCTTCGACGGGACGTCGCACGGGGTCGAGGCCGCCGAGGCGGCGACGCAGGAGATCTGGAAGGCGGAGACGATCGCCGACGTGCTCGGCGGGCTCCAGCTCGCGGCCGCGGTGCCCGGGCCGCTCGATCTGCGCTTCGGCGCGAGGACGTTCGATGCGCTCGCCGAGCGCGCGTCGTTCCCGTTGCTCGCAGCGGGCGTGCAGATCGCGCGCGACGCCGCGGATCCGAGCACGCCCGCGGCCGCGCCGCGCGCGCTGCAGTCGCGCGTCGTGCGCGAGGTCGGCGGGGTGCGCGTCGGGATCGTCGGGCTCTCCGAGATGACCGACGTCGCGGGCGTGATCGCGAGCGAGACCGATCTCATGGAGGCCGCGCGTCGCGAGGTCGCGGCGGTGCGGAGCGAAGGCGCGCAGCTCGTGGTGGTGCTCGCGCGCGCGCAGCGGCGCACCGTGCGGCGCATCGCGAGCGACGTGGAGGGCATCGACTTCGTGGTGCAGGGCGGGCTCGACACCGCGGAGCCGCACCTGCCCGCCGACACCGGCGCCGCGACGATCCTCCACGCATCGCACCACGGGCAGGGCCTGCTCGTCGTCGATCTCGCGCGCGGTGAGCGCGGCGTTTGGATGGACGCGAGCACGTGGACGCGCACCGCGGAGCGCGATCGGCTGCGCGCCGAGGCGGACACGCTGCGCGCGCGCATCGGTGAGTGGGAGCGCGATCCCAACGTCTCGGAGGCCGACGTCGTGCAGCAGCGCGCGCGCCTCGCCGAGCTCGAGGAGCGCATCCGCGCGGTCACGCGCGCGCCCGAGGTCGTAACGCCGGCGTTCGCCGCGCGCTTCGTCGAGCTCGCGCCCGAGGCCGAGCGCGACGCGACGACCACCGGCGTGCTCGATCGCTACTTCCGCCGCGTGAACGAGCACAACCGCGAGGCCTTCGCGTCGCTCGTGCCGCGCCCCGCGCCCGAAGGTCAGCCGAGCTACGTGGGCACCCAGGCGTGCGGCAGCTGTCACGCGGAGGAGCTCGCGTGGTGGCGCACGACGATGCACGGCCAGGCGTACCGGACGCTCCAGGAGCGTCACAAGGAGTACAACCTGAGCTGCGTCGGCTGCCACGTCACCGGGTACAACCAGCCCGGCGGATCGACGGTCGCGCACGTGGGCCCGCTGCAGGACGTCGGATGCGAGAACTGCCACGGGCCGGGCTCGCAGCACGTCGCCGATCCGCAGGGCGCGCTGGTGAACGTGCGGCTCGACGCGCCCGAGGAGGTCTGCGTGCGCTGCCACAACACCGAGCACAGCGACCGGTTCCACTACCCGACGTACCGACGGATGATGATGGCGCCCGGGCACGGAATGCCGTCGGCGCCGGCGCAAGGCGCCGCCGCGGAGGGGAGCTGA
- a CDS encoding KH domain-containing protein — MDEPKLEELLTFIARNLVDEPDEVRVQAVDGDRATVYELSVAEDDLGKVIGKDGRTARAIRTLLAATSARLRKRAILEILE; from the coding sequence ATGGACGAGCCGAAGCTCGAAGAGCTCCTGACGTTCATCGCGCGCAACCTCGTCGACGAGCCCGACGAGGTGCGCGTGCAAGCGGTCGACGGCGATCGCGCGACCGTCTACGAGCTCTCGGTCGCCGAGGACGACCTCGGCAAGGTGATCGGCAAGGACGGGCGCACCGCGCGTGCGATCCGGACGCTGCTCGCCGCGACCTCCGCGCGCCTGCGCAAGCGCGCGATCCTCGAGATCCTCGAGTAA
- a CDS encoding RrF2 family transcriptional regulator yields the protein MKLSNKGRYGVRAIFDIAFHNEGRATQIKEIAERQAIPPRFLEQIFQDLKRAGLVASRRGPRGGYQLAKAPAEIRLGDIVRALEGPIAVSAPKDDASAQEGDATSRQVTEEAFAEVSKRIEACFDDVTIEDLCERGEALGYRRRPPSRYVYVI from the coding sequence GTGAAGCTCTCGAACAAGGGCCGTTACGGCGTCCGCGCGATCTTCGACATCGCCTTCCACAACGAGGGGCGCGCCACCCAGATCAAGGAGATCGCGGAGCGCCAGGCGATCCCGCCGCGCTTCCTCGAGCAGATCTTCCAGGACCTCAAGCGCGCGGGGCTCGTCGCGTCGCGCCGTGGTCCGCGCGGCGGGTACCAGCTCGCGAAGGCCCCCGCCGAGATCCGCCTCGGCGACATCGTGCGCGCCCTCGAGGGCCCGATCGCGGTGTCGGCCCCGAAGGACGATGCGAGCGCCCAGGAAGGCGACGCGACGAGCCGTCAGGTGACCGAAGAAGCCTTCGCCGAGGTCAGCAAGCGCATCGAGGCGTGCTTCGACGACGTCACGATCGAGGATCTCTGCGAGCGCGGCGAGGCGCTGGGGTATCGCCGCCGTCCGCCGAGCCGCTACGTCTACGTGATCTGA
- the rplS gene encoding 50S ribosomal protein L19, which produces MSNTVPKITAIAAAFQRQLPTFRAGDQVRVHYRIREGEKERVQVFQGVVIRKNGGGIGATFTVRKVSFGVGVERIFPQHSPRIEKLEIVSRGAVRRSRLYYLRELEGKAARLKQSRNVEQDAAPQS; this is translated from the coding sequence ATGTCCAATACCGTTCCGAAGATCACCGCGATCGCGGCCGCGTTCCAGCGGCAGCTCCCGACCTTCCGCGCCGGCGACCAGGTGCGCGTCCACTACCGCATCCGCGAGGGCGAGAAGGAGCGCGTCCAGGTCTTCCAGGGCGTCGTCATCCGCAAGAACGGCGGCGGCATCGGCGCGACGTTCACCGTCCGCAAGGTCAGCTTCGGCGTCGGCGTGGAGCGCATCTTCCCGCAGCACTCGCCGCGCATCGAGAAGCTCGAGATCGTGAGCCGTGGCGCCGTCCGCCGCAGCCGCCTCTACTACCTGCGCGAGCTCGAGGGCAAGGCAGCCCGCCTCAAGCAGAGCCGCAACGTCGAGCAGGACGCGGCGCCCCAGAGCTGA